Proteins from a genomic interval of Vanessa atalanta chromosome 28, ilVanAtal1.2, whole genome shotgun sequence:
- the LOC125074580 gene encoding myosin heavy chain, skeletal muscle-like isoform X5 gives MSVVRSDTDSDTASSEEDVDSGIAEELEKKKDIDCMDLSEFFGYWKDLVTQESRFQSQVAALTELADSRCDEAERARELIVSYRKDIEAKDQEIEQLKCDLAAAYKESELVRQRSRSLEEELSAARRCSADLADQLQRRIDEAKKQLRSELEDALTHRAQLETKVQALEREKERLEQEKLLQEQKAKEALEAAEENTTKWRLAHESARSQAASRAERILADCEWKMRELEKRARDAEKEKKELSESLDQLKSSPPTPSHVAELQQLRGLASEQQRSVQSLTLQLQKIETREEALKLEVHRLKDLLEKEGQIRRDREEQHLQAMNRLEQQHSDKISALRAEHAEAVANSASARAALERAHAERTRTALAQLRADAEKDAKNAERKLRELTTRFENLKEVLSSKESQFESAIAEANSKADWDILQLRHLLDKADINYANNIEEMNERFEKEKESLIKEWSEKLQQVEHDASIAVDDARKLLETTRITLIAEKNDQINKLKEKHRQEMDDQWEHFMTDKENCLQRMKLECRQEGEEDRAKREKDLMEEIEELKAQIHSKVADFDELSSKAAACGRTLAVTEQELREALERERELREKRIEDASNMKQNQKASQEQIDHLTRKCACIRKLFDDIRARLAARERTAEQEARSREKELNHLRAEVARLTKLLVEQSSPKLGARTRADGCENSIQNEESFLSRNGPLACETQLNAPRRKGGTLRTPELARKRPTLPDLQPLPPEARRTNMDIENGRRRAKSVDLPAVQVPVRIKQLEERNKE, from the exons GAAGGATCTCGTGACTCAGGAGAGCCGGTTCCAGTCCCAAGTGGCCGCGTTAACTGAGCTGGCGGACTCGAGATGTGACGAGGCTGAACGAGCCAGGGAACTGATCGTCTCTTACAGAAAAGATATAGAAGCGAAAGACCAGGAGATCGAAC AATTAAAATGCGATTTAGCAGCTGCGTACAAGGAGTCGGAGCTCGTCAGACAAAGAAGTCGATCGCTTGAGGAGGAACTGTCGGCTGCGAGACGATGCTCAGCGGATTTAGCTGACCAATTACAGAGAAGAATAG ATGAAGCCAAAAAACAGCTACGATCAGAACTAGAAGATGCTCTCACACATCGAGCCCAGCTGGAGACGAAAGTCCAGGCGTTGGAGCGGGAAAAGGAAAGGTTGGAACAAGAGAAACTCCTGCAAGAGCAAAAGGCGAAAGAG GCGTTAGAAGCAGCGGAAGAGAATACAACAAAATGGCGCCTAGCTCACGAATCAGCGCGATCACAAGCCGCGTCGAGGGCGGAACGGATTCTTGCAGACTGCGAATGGAAGATGAGAGAGTTGGAGAAGAGAGCAAGAGATGCAGAGAAGGAGAAGAAAGAG ttATCAGAATCCCTAGACCAGCTTAAATCATCACCACCAACACCCTCCCACGTCGCTGAACTCCAACAGCTACGAGGCCTGGCTTCAGAACAACAAAGATCAGTACAGTCACTGACCCTACAGCTGCAGAAAATAGAGACAAGGGAAGAAGCGTTAAAGTTGGAAGTACACAGGTTAAAGGATTTGTTGGAAAAAGAAGGGCAGATCAGGAGAGACAGAGAAGAACAGCATTTGCAG GCAATGAATCGCCTGGAACAGCAGCATTCTGATAAAATATCAGCGCTCAGAGCGGAACACGCGGAAGCCGTCGCGAACTCGGCGAGCGCCCGCGCGGCGCTCGAGCGCGCGCACGCCGAGCGCACGCGCACCGCGCTCGCGCAGCTCCGCGCCGACGCGGAGAAGGACGCCAAGAACGCCGAGCGGAAGCTACGGGAACTCACTACGAGG tTCGAAAATCTCAAAGAGGTGCTATCGTCCAAGGAGTCACAATTCGAGAGCGCCATAGCTGAAGCTAATAGCAAAGCCGACTGGGACATTTTGCAGCTCAGACATTTACTAGACAAGGCTGACATTAACTACGCGAACAATATTGAAGAGATGAACGAGAGATTTGAAAAGGAAAAAG AGTCATTAATAAAAGAATGGTCAGAGAAGCTCCAGCAAGTTGAGCACGATGCGTCGATCGCGGTAGACGATGCGAGGAAACTTCTAGAAACGACTAGAATTACGCTGATCGCGGAGAAGAATGATCAGATCAACAAGCTAAAGGAGAAACATCGACAGGAGATGG ATGACCAATGGGAGCATTTTATGACGGACAAAGAGAATTGCCTTCAACGAATGAAACTGGAATGCAGGCAAGAGGGAGAAGAGGATCGGGCTAAGAGGGAAAAGGATCTAATGGAAGAAATAGAAG AACTGAAAGCTCAAATACATTCGAAAGTAGCAGATTTTGATGAGCTATCATCAAAAGCCGCCGCCTGCGGACGAACGTTGGCAGTCACTGAACAAGAATTGag AGAAGCGCTAGAGCGAGAGAGGGAGCTACGAGAGAAGAGGATAGAAGACGCGTCGAATATGAAGCAGAATCAGAAAGCGTCGCAGGAGCAAATCGATCACTTAACAAGAAAGTGTGCGTGCATAAGGAAACT TTTCGACGACATTCGCGCTCGTCTTGCGGCTCGAGAACGCACCGCTGAGCAGGAAGCTCGCTCACGGGAAAAGGAGCTCAACCACTTGCGTGCTGAGGTCGCGAGGCTCACCAAGCTACTCGTGGAACAGAG TAGTCCAAAACTAGGAGCTCGTACGCGTGCGGACGGTTGTGAAAACTCAATCCAAAATGAGGAGTCTTTTTTATCCAGGAACGGGCCTCTAGCGTGTGAGACGCAACTAAACGCGCCGAGAAGGAAAG GTGGAACTCTCCGTACACCGGAACTTGCTAGGAAACGTCCAACATTACCGGATTTACAACCTCTCCCGCCAGAAGCGCGTCGAACTAACATGGACATAGAAAATGGCCGACGACGCGCGAAAAGCGTCGACCTCCCCGCTGTACAAGTTCCTGTTCGAATAAAACAACTAgaagaaagaaataaagaataa
- the LOC125074649 gene encoding 39S ribosomal protein L43, mitochondrial, whose protein sequence is MSNKNMFMKSAFVRAPLQNGVGRYVCQLQRIVLKFCKSHGGSRGIRDFIEQDLVDFAKQNPSVVVYLKPRRHRGPVLVAEYLNGDRVWMNVHNKTHSEITKWMEVLRTQQGDVSGARLRKYQHTDYPSVQGPWTPFTFKDPEINVTTLPDPKFGANNRLSISATEKLRLMFEKQAISEKDVKTGE, encoded by the exons atgtctaataaaaatatgtttatgaaatcGGCGTTTGTCCGAGCACCTTTACAAAATGGTGTTGGTCGCTACGTATGCCAATTGCAAAGAATTGTTCTCAAATTCTGTAAAAGTCACGGGGGCAGCCGCGGAATTAG agATTTCATCGAACAAGATCTAGTCGATTTTGCAAAACAAAACCCGAGTGTGGTCGTATACCTAAAGCCTCGTAGACATAGAGGGCCTGTTCTTGTTGCTGAATATT TGAATGGGGACAGAGTTTGGATGAATGTGCATAATAAGACTCACTCGGAAATCACAAAATGGATGGAAGTACTTCGTACCCAGCAAGGAGACGTTTCCGGAGCTCGTCTCAGAAAATACCAACACACTGATTACCCATCTGTCCAGGGTCCCTGGACTCCATTCACTTTTAAAGACCCAGAAATCAATGTAACAACATTACCTGATCCCAAATTCGGTGCAAACAACAGATTGTCCATATCTGCTACCGAAAAACTAAGACTTATGTTCGAGAAGCAAGCAATTAGCGAAAAGGATGTTAAGACGGGagaatag
- the LOC125074638 gene encoding zinc finger protein 267-like, with translation MDYELSSIIKKEKQEFVEDKNDNYLPLRFDIKIKVENETILDDWCLQNVSSTNDYETISYLKLKEECEQSCVICNENFTDSFSLYKHNLIHLKVPLIRRKLFMCDACPAFYKKKKDLQNHILLTHQPKRLYYGDELITKSLHKCQICEKTFAYKSWFDHIKNVHGQLKLKCEKCNLTFKCERYLKRHILYTHEGVKPPWRYHKVKSANIKTYIQCEICPARFTNKNSLTTHIRNCHSEKKFQCKICKSILKSKSYLLTHINRVHYDDGKLHCCDVCGKIFKSPRYVRVHIKNSHSSQKKYKKKKT, from the exons ATGGATTACGAACTAAGTTCTATTATCAAAAAAGAGAAACAAGAATTTGTAGAAgataaaaatgacaattatttacCGTTacgttttgatattaaaattaaagttgaaaatGAGACGATACTCGATGATTGGTGTTTACAGAATGTATCGTCAACGAACGACTACGAAACTATAAGTTACCTGAAACTGAAAGAGGAGTGCGAACAATCTTGTGTAATATGTAATGAAAACTTTACTGATAG CTTCTCTTTGTATAAACACAATCTCATACACCTAAAAGTGCCTTTAATACGACGTAAATTATTCATGTGCGATGCCTGCCCCGCCttctataaaaagaaaaaagaccTCCAAAACCACATCTTATTAACTCACCAACCCAAAAGGCTATATTATGGCGATGAACTTATAACAAAGTCACTACATAAGTGTCAGATTTGTGAAAAAACATTTGCGTATAAAAGTTGGTTCGATCACATAAAAAATGTCCATGGGCAGCTTAAATTGAAGTGCGAGAAgtgtaatttaacatttaagtgTGAAAGGTATTTAAAACGACATATATTGTACACACATGAGGGAGTTAAACCTCCTTGGCGTTATCACAAAGTTAAGTCTGCTAATATCAAAACATACATCCAGTGTGAGATATGCCCTGCCAGATTCActaataaaaactctttaactACTCATATAAGAAACTGTCATAGTGAGAAAAAGTTTCAATGTAAAATTtgcaaatctatattaaaaagtaagtcCTACTTACTGACACATATTAATCGAGTTCACTATGACGATGGGAAGTTGCATTGTTGTGATGTTTGTGGTAAGATTTTTAAGTCACCGAGGTATGTAAGAGTACATATTAAGAATTCCCACAGCTCTcagaagaaatataaaaaaaagaaaacttaa